Proteins co-encoded in one Sander vitreus isolate 19-12246 chromosome 9, sanVit1, whole genome shotgun sequence genomic window:
- the cers1 gene encoding ceramide synthase 1 isoform X2, with protein MPESAWKLVFYTMSWSYSTYLLFFTSYSFFHDPPSVFYNWKSGMSVPTDIAIAYLIQGSFYGHSIYATVYMDAWRKDSAVMVVHHIITLALISFSYAFRYHNVGILVLFLHDINDIQLEFTKLNIYLKSRGEGYHLLNDVLSNMGSVSFSITWFWFRLYWFPLKVLYATCVSSLQSVPNIPFYFFFNTLLLALLLMNIYWFLFIVVFVVKVLKVKEVNDVREYEDEEGNNAAAGQLGEPQAENHDDDAGHHNSAQGKHLQNGINKKKHL; from the exons ATGCCAGAGAGCGCGTGGAAGCTGGTCTTCTACACCATGTCCTGGTCATACAGCACCTACCTGCTCTTCTTCACCTCCTACTCCTTTTTCCATGACCCGCCCTCTGTCTTCTACA ACTGGAAGAGTGGTATGTCGGTGCCTACAGACATCGCCATAGCCTACCTGATCCAGGGTAGCTTCTACGGCCACTCCATCTATGCTACGGTCTACATGGACGCGTGGAGGAAGGACTCGGCTGTCATGGTGGTGCACCACATCATCACGCTGGCACTCATTAGTTTTTCCTACGCCTTTAG ATACCACAACGTAGGGATTCTGGTGTTGTTCCTCCACGACATCAATGACATCCAGCTGGAGTTCACCAAGCTCAACATCTACCTGAAGTCTAGAGGAGAAGGCTATCACCTGCTCAACGATGTGCTGTCCAACATGGGCTCCGTCAGCTTTAGCATCACCTG GTTCTGGTTCCGTCTCTACTGGTTCCCTCTCAAAGTGCTGTACGCCACATGTGTGTCCagcctccagtctgtccccaaCATCCCCTTCTACTTCTTCTTCAACACTCTTCTCCTGGCACTGCTGCTCATGAACATCTACTGGTTCTTG TTCATTGTTGTTTTCGTAGTGAAGGTGCTAAAAGTGAAGGAGGTGAATGACGTCAGGGAGTACGAGGACGAGGAAGGCAATAACGCGGCAGCTGGCCAGCTCGGGGAACCTCAGGCAGAAAACCACGATGATGATGCTGGACATCACAACTCTGCCCAGGG